A genomic stretch from Desulfotignum balticum DSM 7044 includes:
- a CDS encoding energy-coupling factor transporter transmembrane component T family protein encodes MRALFETDTPETDKRFVHRLDARTKMGISLLASVAVILMNHPVPLGVLTLCSAIYVFNLNRTRLVWIIYAVVVLMWCIAVGMMAGLHLLWPKMAPLDLDRLLVPFLRTTVMVNVALALALSTRTQSFLSTFKVLRLPFPIYVPLAVMIRFIPTFIEDIRQIRECARTRGHRITPVFIIRRPVLFVRLLLMPLLFRSLRSSDDLGIAAELKGLGHGSRMTPLHPARFGREDALMAGLTLAVLAAALVLQLVLRGNPGGMIR; translated from the coding sequence ATGCGGGCATTGTTCGAAACTGACACCCCTGAAACGGATAAACGCTTTGTTCACCGGCTGGATGCCCGCACCAAAATGGGAATCAGCCTGCTGGCCTCCGTGGCGGTGATCCTGATGAATCACCCGGTGCCGCTGGGGGTGCTGACCCTGTGCAGCGCCATATATGTTTTCAACCTGAACCGCACCAGACTGGTCTGGATCATCTATGCCGTGGTGGTTTTGATGTGGTGCATTGCCGTGGGCATGATGGCGGGGCTGCACCTGCTCTGGCCCAAGATGGCCCCCCTGGATCTGGACCGGCTGCTGGTGCCGTTTCTGCGCACCACGGTGATGGTGAACGTGGCGCTGGCCCTGGCCCTTTCCACCCGGACCCAGTCGTTTCTGTCCACCTTCAAGGTCCTGCGGCTGCCGTTTCCCATTTATGTACCCCTGGCGGTGATGATCCGGTTCATTCCCACATTTATCGAGGATATCCGCCAGATCCGGGAATGCGCCCGGACCCGGGGCCACCGGATCACCCCTGTCTTCATTATCCGCCGGCCGGTTCTTTTTGTGCGGCTGTTGCTGATGCCCCTGCTGTTCCGGTCCCTGCGGTCATCGGACGACCTGGGCATTGCCGCCGAACTCAAGGGTCTGGGACACGGCAGCCGCATGACCCCGCTGCACCCGGCCCGGTTCGGCCGGGAAGATGCACTCATGGCCGGCCTCACCCTGGCGGTCCTGGCCGCGGCCCTGGTCCTGCAGCTCGTTCTCAGGGGGAATCCCGGAGGAATGATCAGATGA
- a CDS encoding ABC transporter ATP-binding protein has translation MIVMDRVSYVYPFQPQAAVSGFSLRVDPGEAVLITGASGCGKSTIVRLINGLCPHFFKGRLTGSIAVNGKDSLTRRLDEIALDAGTLFQDPEHQFFATSVEDEIAFVHEWREFSPLAVRRKVDRAAEQFALGPLLHQSILCLSEGEKQKVALAGIISLDPRALVLDEPTANLDPESTLDLARMIMDLKRQGMAIVIVDHRLYWLESVVDRIIVMEKGRSKAEGGFSILDDSALRERFGLRQSRVEDKRADLTPVTGKDPDVDVEDLCFRYGSGPDLFCRASFSLFRGVTGLLGKNGTGKTTLARLLTGLTRVDQGRFRIRGTAVTPGQLLERAGIVLQNTDHQLHMQTVRDELVLSTDTCRQLKTGPDIDAVLDLFGLDGLSPRHPQSLSGGEKQRLVIACAMIRQPDILILDEPTSGLDGKNLHLIAGAIRRAADHGTCVLLISHDLELISRCCDGALHLPLKPFIHKETDHV, from the coding sequence ATGATTGTCATGGACCGGGTCTCCTATGTGTATCCGTTTCAACCCCAGGCAGCGGTTTCCGGTTTCAGCCTGCGGGTCGATCCGGGGGAAGCGGTGCTGATCACCGGTGCCAGCGGATGCGGAAAATCCACCATTGTCCGCCTTATCAACGGTCTGTGCCCCCATTTTTTCAAAGGCCGGCTCACGGGGTCCATTGCGGTGAACGGCAAAGATTCCCTCACACGGCGTCTCGATGAAATCGCCCTGGATGCGGGGACCCTGTTCCAGGACCCGGAACACCAGTTCTTCGCCACTTCCGTGGAAGACGAGATCGCTTTTGTCCATGAATGGCGGGAATTCTCCCCCCTGGCTGTAAGGCGGAAGGTGGACCGGGCAGCGGAGCAGTTCGCCCTGGGCCCCCTTCTGCACCAGTCCATCCTCTGCCTGTCCGAAGGGGAAAAACAGAAAGTAGCCCTGGCCGGCATCATCTCCCTGGATCCCCGCGCCCTGGTGCTGGATGAGCCCACCGCCAATCTCGACCCCGAATCCACCCTGGATCTGGCCCGGATGATCATGGATCTGAAGCGGCAGGGCATGGCCATCGTTATCGTGGACCACCGGCTGTACTGGCTTGAATCCGTGGTCGACCGCATCATCGTCATGGAAAAGGGGCGATCCAAAGCTGAAGGCGGTTTCTCCATTCTGGACGACAGTGCCCTCAGGGAGCGCTTCGGTCTGAGGCAATCCAGGGTGGAAGATAAGCGCGCAGACCTGACACCGGTGACCGGGAAAGACCCGGATGTGGATGTGGAAGATCTGTGCTTCAGATACGGCAGCGGGCCGGACCTGTTTTGTCGCGCATCTTTTTCCCTATTCCGGGGAGTCACCGGACTGCTGGGGAAAAACGGGACCGGCAAAACCACCCTGGCCCGGCTGCTCACCGGCCTGACCCGGGTTGACCAGGGCCGGTTCCGGATCCGCGGGACCGCCGTCACCCCCGGCCAGCTGCTGGAACGGGCCGGCATTGTGCTCCAGAACACCGACCATCAGCTTCACATGCAGACCGTCAGAGATGAGCTGGTCCTGTCCACGGACACCTGCCGTCAGTTGAAAACCGGACCGGATATTGACGCGGTCCTCGATCTGTTCGGCCTGGACGGCCTGTCTCCCCGCCATCCCCAGTCTCTTTCCGGCGGGGAAAAACAGCGCCTGGTGATCGCCTGCGCCATGATCAGACAACCCGATATCCTGATACTGGACGAACCCACCAGCGGCCTGGACGGAAAAAACCTGCACCTGATTGCCGGCGCCATCCGCCGGGCCGCGGACCACGGCACCTGCGTATTGTTGATCAGCCATGACCTGGAACTGATCAGCCGCTGCTGCGACGGTGCCCTTCACCTGCCTTTGAAACCGTTTATTCACAAGGAGACAGATCATGTATGA